In one Pirellulales bacterium genomic region, the following are encoded:
- the def gene encoding peptide deformylase, with protein MSDLKIIQYPHPTLRHVSKPLKRVDVELRSIIARMFELMYEAKGVGLAANQVDLPYRFFISNLQSDPAKGEQMVFINPVLSRHKGSAEAEEGCLSLPGLYADVKRSEHVMIDAFNLAGEAVHLEADGLLARVVQHETDHLNGKLFVDRLGTAAQLELRDALREFEIQFTSQQEHGEMPDEAALKLRLQELERLRT; from the coding sequence ATGAGCGACCTGAAAATTATCCAATACCCGCACCCAACGCTTCGACACGTTTCCAAGCCGCTGAAACGAGTCGATGTTGAACTGCGCAGCATCATTGCACGGATGTTCGAGTTAATGTACGAGGCCAAAGGGGTTGGATTGGCGGCAAATCAAGTGGATTTGCCGTATCGTTTCTTTATTTCTAATTTGCAGTCAGATCCCGCCAAGGGTGAACAGATGGTCTTTATCAACCCTGTGCTGAGTCGTCACAAGGGTTCTGCTGAGGCGGAAGAAGGCTGTCTTAGCCTGCCGGGACTATATGCCGACGTAAAACGTTCGGAGCATGTAATGATCGATGCCTTCAATCTTGCTGGAGAAGCCGTGCATCTCGAAGCTGACGGACTGCTAGCCCGCGTCGTGCAGCACGAAACCGATCATCTGAATGGCAAATTGTTTGTCGATCGCCTCGGTACAGCTGCACAATTAGAATTGCGCGACGCGTTACGAGAATTCGAAATTCAGTTTACCAGCCAGCAAGAACATGGCGAAATGCCCGATGAGGCTGCGCTAAAGCTCCGACTTCAAGAATTGGAACGGCTCAGAACTTAA
- the fmt gene encoding methionyl-tRNA formyltransferase, whose translation MGTGPSAVPSFEFLLNSQHQVLALITRPERTTHHREKPTNPMREIALRRGIVVFEPESINSPQAHAWLCDRAADLFVVCDYGQILSQETLALARMGGINLHASLLPKFRGAAPINWAIYHGEAETGVTVIHMTPQLDAGPTLVQFRTPIGPAETAPELESRLATLGVGAIHQSIELLAGGAPTPGIVQDPRSVTKAPRLKKEDGLVDWSRSAVAIYNQVRALQPWPKTYTFWKRPNSEPLRLILEIVQPLDDVAQVSIGPPTSTPGTIQQALSNQLIVACGKGSLRIDRLQPAGKRIMTASEFLRGHALLPGEKLG comes from the coding sequence ATGGGCACAGGCCCCTCCGCCGTACCTTCGTTTGAATTCCTGCTCAATTCCCAACATCAGGTACTGGCGCTTATCACCCGGCCTGAACGAACGACACATCACCGGGAAAAGCCCACCAATCCAATGCGCGAAATAGCTCTGCGCCGGGGGATCGTTGTTTTCGAACCTGAAAGCATCAATTCACCCCAGGCACACGCTTGGCTGTGCGATCGAGCGGCCGATTTGTTTGTCGTGTGTGATTATGGCCAAATTCTCTCACAGGAAACATTAGCTTTGGCGCGGATGGGTGGAATCAATCTCCATGCCTCGTTGTTGCCCAAATTCCGTGGAGCTGCACCGATCAATTGGGCCATCTATCATGGCGAAGCGGAAACGGGCGTAACCGTCATTCACATGACACCGCAGCTTGATGCGGGGCCAACCTTAGTTCAATTCCGTACACCGATTGGCCCGGCTGAAACAGCGCCGGAACTTGAATCGCGATTGGCTACCTTGGGGGTAGGTGCAATCCATCAATCCATTGAACTTCTCGCTGGAGGTGCGCCGACGCCAGGCATCGTTCAAGACCCCCGGTCGGTTACCAAAGCGCCGCGACTCAAAAAAGAAGATGGGCTGGTCGATTGGTCGCGCTCGGCGGTTGCAATTTATAATCAGGTTCGTGCCCTGCAACCTTGGCCGAAAACCTATACTTTTTGGAAACGGCCTAACTCCGAGCCACTGCGGCTGATATTGGAGATCGTCCAGCCGCTGGACGATGTTGCCCAGGTCTCCATCGGTCCGCCGACAAGTACTCCCGGAACAATTCAGCAGGCTCTTTCCAATCAGCTAATCGTTGCTTGCGGCAAAGGCTCGCTGCGCATCGATCGGCTTCAACCTGCTGGAAAACGAATTATGACGGCCAGTGAATTTCTGCGAGGCCATGCTCTGCTGCCGGGCGAAAAATTGGGATGA